In one Desulfobacterales bacterium genomic region, the following are encoded:
- a CDS encoding NADH:flavin oxidoreductase, producing the protein MTRFFEQSEINGMVLDNRFVRSATWAGLASDDGASTSKLVDLMARLAAGGVGLIITGHAYVRPDGQHSPWQLGIHNDEMIPGLKAVTQAVHENGAKIVLQLGYGGAYLSKSRIRKMTVVDYKELAAAYGIAAMRAKTAGFDGVQIFAAHGFFLSQLLCPRYNDRSDAYGGNIRNRARALLEVLQSVRHHTGEDYPVLVKLNCQDFVENGLTLEDSLQVGMMLEEEGIDAIELSGGLLNNPNIMQSKIDTDAVEAYFENEARAFKGKITVPLILVGGIRSLAVATRLLEDGVADYISMSRPFIRDPDLINRWKAGDLLEAECISCNNCFEQIKQGKGVSCVPLEAEPVESFFPQISKTVPASLPHPPGTGYQVSIGLEQWDASFIPVVKIQIVQEEKIMDRGPSFPLGSEDHLKVSKAISELLKEYAADATKK; encoded by the coding sequence ATGACGAGGTTTTTTGAACAAAGCGAAATAAATGGCATGGTGTTAGACAACCGATTTGTACGCTCGGCAACCTGGGCAGGTCTGGCATCGGATGATGGTGCCAGCACTTCCAAATTAGTTGATTTAATGGCAAGACTGGCGGCCGGCGGTGTCGGGCTGATTATAACCGGCCATGCCTATGTTCGCCCGGATGGGCAGCACTCTCCCTGGCAGTTGGGTATTCACAATGATGAGATGATCCCTGGGCTTAAGGCCGTGACGCAAGCAGTCCATGAAAACGGCGCTAAGATTGTCTTACAGCTGGGGTATGGCGGCGCCTACCTGTCGAAATCGCGGATCAGGAAAATGACCGTTGTCGATTATAAAGAGCTGGCTGCCGCCTACGGCATCGCTGCGATGAGAGCCAAAACAGCGGGTTTCGACGGTGTGCAGATTTTTGCAGCCCACGGATTTTTTCTGAGCCAGCTGCTCTGCCCCCGCTATAACGACCGCAGCGATGCATACGGCGGCAATATCCGCAATCGCGCCAGAGCGCTTTTGGAAGTCCTGCAGTCCGTCCGTCATCACACCGGTGAAGACTATCCGGTTTTGGTGAAACTCAATTGCCAGGATTTCGTCGAGAACGGCCTTACTTTGGAAGATTCTCTGCAGGTGGGGATGATGCTCGAGGAAGAAGGAATTGATGCGATTGAATTAAGCGGCGGGCTCTTAAACAATCCGAATATCATGCAGAGTAAAATAGATACGGATGCGGTCGAAGCTTATTTTGAGAATGAGGCCCGGGCCTTTAAGGGAAAAATCACGGTCCCGTTGATCCTGGTCGGTGGCATAAGATCTTTAGCGGTTGCCACGCGTCTTTTAGAAGACGGCGTGGCCGATTATATTTCCATGTCACGCCCATTTATCCGGGATCCCGACCTGATTAATCGTTGGAAGGCCGGCGATTTACTGGAGGCAGAATGCATTTCATGCAATAACTGCTTTGAACAAATCAAGCAGGGTAAGGGCGTATCCTGCGTGCCACTTGAGGCAGAGCCGGTGGAATCGTTTTTCCCGCAGATTTCAAAAACGGTCCCGGCCAGCCTGCCGCATCCACCCGGTACCGGCTATCAAGTATCCATCGGCCTGGAACAATGGGATGCCAGCTTTATCCCGGTGGTCAAGATTCAAATTGTTCAGGAAGAAAAAATAATGGATCGCGGCCCGTCCTTTCCGCTGGGTTCAGAAGATCACTTAAAAGTTAGTAAGGCCATATCCGAGCTTTTGAAGGAATACGCGGCCGATGCCACAAAAAAATAA
- a CDS encoding pyridoxal phosphate-dependent class II aminotransferase, translating into MLKGHGGNRIELAKQLGCSPQQIIDMSSNINPLGPPPGLIRYLTNHIDAIGRFPEVDSREISMVFSDQNHIDSDRVLAGNGTTQFIYTLPQALGIKKALIVGPTYSDYADACRLNHVETFFMIAEESQNFQPNLNAIEKVLDDVDCVFICNPNNPTGSLIPADDLKALCRAHPDTIFIVDESYLSFIEGADEKSIRRQNLANLIVLISISKIFAIPGLRIGFVVSSGQRIRQLKRYLQPWSVNSLAQLATGYLMAQKDEMDVFLKKTNQMIKVERNRFLAAFEDIAGITVYPSKTNYFVARLHHNLNADEVCWRLAEHSIMIRNCSNFKGLSERHIRVSLKLPQHNAMLAQTLVEMLQEITGQSRATEKRVGIGG; encoded by the coding sequence ATGCTAAAGGGTCATGGCGGTAATCGAATTGAACTGGCAAAACAACTGGGCTGCTCTCCACAACAAATCATTGACATGAGCAGCAATATCAACCCGCTTGGCCCTCCCCCGGGTTTAATCAGATACTTAACAAACCATATCGATGCCATCGGCAGATTCCCTGAAGTAGACAGCAGGGAAATATCAATGGTTTTTAGCGATCAGAACCATATTGATTCGGATCGGGTGTTAGCCGGTAACGGCACTACTCAGTTCATCTATACACTCCCGCAAGCGCTGGGGATAAAAAAAGCGCTAATCGTCGGTCCGACGTATTCCGATTATGCCGATGCCTGTCGGCTAAATCATGTCGAGACGTTTTTTATGATTGCAGAGGAATCACAAAATTTTCAGCCAAACCTGAATGCCATAGAAAAGGTTTTGGATGATGTCGATTGTGTATTTATTTGCAACCCCAACAACCCAACCGGTTCACTCATACCGGCAGATGACCTCAAGGCACTTTGCCGGGCCCATCCGGACACGATTTTTATCGTCGATGAATCCTATTTGTCATTTATAGAGGGCGCTGACGAAAAAAGCATTCGTCGGCAGAATCTGGCCAATCTGATTGTTTTGATTTCCATTTCCAAAATATTTGCCATCCCCGGTTTGAGGATTGGGTTTGTGGTATCATCTGGGCAACGGATTAGACAATTGAAGCGGTATCTGCAGCCATGGAGTGTCAACAGCCTTGCCCAATTGGCAACTGGTTATCTCATGGCCCAAAAAGATGAGATGGACGTGTTTCTGAAAAAAACAAACCAAATGATCAAGGTGGAACGAAACCGATTTTTGGCGGCATTCGAAGATATCGCCGGCATTACGGTATATCCAAGTAAAACAAATTATTTTGTTGCACGCTTACACCATAATTTAAATGCAGACGAGGTTTGCTGGCGTTTGGCCGAACACAGCATTATGATTCGAAATTGCAGCAATTTCAAAGGATTGTCTGAACGTCATATCCGTGTATCCTTGAAATTGCCGCAACACAATGCCATGCTCGCTCAAACGCTAGTCGAAATGCTTCAAGAAATAACAGGCCAAAGCCGGGCAACAGAAAAAAGAGTAGGTATTGGCGGATAA
- the cobM gene encoding precorrin-4 C(11)-methyltransferase — translation MPTPSQKHPVLFVGAGPGDPELITVKGQKALAEADVVIYAGSLVPEAILKWTRTQTEKINSASQHLEEIIAEVENAHAAGKRVVRLHTGDPSLYGAILEQMAALQKKSIPYKVIPGVTAAFAAAAAMGIEYTLPDISQTLILTRMAGRTPVPESENLAALAQHQSSMAIYLSISLTEKVAAILSEAYGPDASCAVVHCVSQPEERIILTRLKDLVKTVQKEKITRNALIIVGKVLDVDRSKLRHKSKLYDKNFKHQYRK, via the coding sequence ATGCCAACTCCCTCCCAAAAGCATCCTGTATTATTCGTTGGTGCCGGCCCAGGTGATCCGGAGTTGATAACGGTCAAGGGCCAAAAAGCATTGGCCGAAGCCGATGTGGTAATATATGCTGGGTCTCTGGTCCCCGAAGCAATCCTCAAATGGACTCGAACGCAAACCGAAAAAATCAACAGCGCCTCACAGCATCTTGAGGAGATCATCGCCGAAGTAGAAAATGCGCATGCCGCCGGCAAGCGGGTGGTGCGGTTGCACACCGGCGACCCCAGTTTATATGGCGCCATCCTGGAACAGATGGCAGCGCTGCAAAAAAAATCGATCCCTTACAAGGTCATCCCCGGTGTGACGGCGGCCTTTGCAGCGGCGGCGGCCATGGGGATCGAATATACGCTGCCGGATATATCCCAGACGCTTATCTTAACGCGCATGGCCGGCAGAACGCCCGTCCCGGAATCTGAAAATCTGGCCGCTCTGGCGCAACACCAATCGTCGATGGCGATTTATCTGAGCATCTCTTTAACCGAAAAGGTCGCGGCAATTTTATCCGAAGCGTATGGCCCGGATGCCAGCTGCGCGGTGGTGCACTGTGTCAGCCAGCCTGAAGAACGGATCATTTTAACCCGCTTAAAAGATCTGGTGAAAACAGTTCAAAAAGAAAAGATTACCCGCAATGCGCTCATCATCGTCGGCAAGGTATTAGATGTTGACCGCAGCAAATTGAGGCATAAGTCCAAATTATACGATAAAAATTTCAAACACCAATATCGCAAATAA
- the cobU gene encoding bifunctional adenosylcobinamide kinase/adenosylcobinamide-phosphate guanylyltransferase codes for MKDIVFVIGGCRSGKSAYALQAAEKIPGDRKVFIATCVPQDEEMATRVAKHQKERSQDWTTVEEPLHLSEAIEANSPQADVLLVDCLTLWMSNLLLKIGDEKQIKESIHRFIDSLENAPHPIVLVSNEVGTGIVPENKLARQYRDLVGSLNQAAAQTADKVVWMAAGIPVIIKPPG; via the coding sequence GTGAAAGACATTGTCTTTGTGATCGGCGGCTGCAGAAGCGGCAAAAGCGCTTATGCTTTGCAGGCAGCCGAAAAGATACCTGGAGATAGAAAAGTTTTTATTGCCACCTGTGTACCTCAGGATGAAGAAATGGCAACACGGGTGGCCAAACACCAAAAAGAACGCAGCCAAGATTGGACAACGGTTGAGGAGCCGCTCCATCTTTCGGAGGCCATTGAGGCAAACAGCCCGCAAGCAGATGTGCTGCTCGTCGACTGTCTGACCCTGTGGATGAGCAACCTGTTGCTGAAAATCGGGGATGAAAAACAAATCAAAGAATCTATTCACCGATTCATAGACTCACTCGAAAATGCTCCGCATCCGATTGTGCTGGTTTCCAATGAGGTTGGAACCGGCATCGTGCCGGAAAACAAACTGGCCCGACAATACAGAGATCTGGTAGGATCTTTAAATCAGGCGGCGGCTCAAACCGCTGACAAAGTGGTTTGGATGGCGGCGGGGATTCCGGTGATTATTAAACCGCCGGGGTAA
- the cobS gene encoding adenosylcobinamide-GDP ribazoletransferase translates to MRNLIAALQFMTILPLGKARSFEPPKMVPYFPLVGILLGLLLALFDTLIAKIWTPPVVALLDVILLAVLTGAFHLDGLGDTADGLFSPRSKDQALEIMKDSRIGVMGLIAILFGLALKWGGILNLDANRSLLLIIVPAYARAGILFGMQFLDYGRTDGTGLPFFKESLKWTTHWGLLIPVGLSFLLGWKAIWLNLMFAVIVGAILLFYRKRMGCITGDMLGAMTEVTEAGLFLMMSIGGLLC, encoded by the coding sequence ATGCGCAACCTGATAGCCGCCCTGCAATTTATGACCATACTGCCGCTGGGGAAGGCCCGCAGCTTTGAACCGCCCAAGATGGTGCCCTATTTCCCCCTCGTGGGCATCTTGCTGGGCCTGCTATTGGCGCTTTTCGATACGCTGATCGCCAAAATCTGGACACCGCCGGTGGTCGCCCTGTTGGATGTCATCTTACTGGCAGTGTTAACCGGTGCGTTTCACCTGGACGGTTTAGGCGATACGGCTGACGGTCTTTTTAGCCCCCGTTCAAAAGATCAGGCGCTTGAGATCATGAAAGACAGCCGCATCGGCGTTATGGGCCTGATTGCCATTTTGTTTGGATTGGCGCTTAAGTGGGGCGGCATTCTGAACTTGGATGCAAACAGAAGTCTGCTGCTGATCATTGTCCCAGCATACGCCAGAGCCGGCATCCTTTTTGGCATGCAGTTTCTGGATTATGGCCGCACGGACGGTACGGGCCTACCATTTTTCAAAGAGAGCTTAAAATGGACAACCCATTGGGGATTGCTCATCCCGGTCGGACTCTCATTTTTATTGGGTTGGAAGGCGATCTGGCTGAATCTCATGTTTGCAGTGATTGTCGGAGCCATTTTATTATTTTACCGCAAACGGATGGGGTGTATTACCGGTGACATGTTAGGCGCGATGACCGAGGTCACCGAAGCGGGGTTATTTTTAATGATGTCTATTGGAGGTTTATTATGCTAA
- a CDS encoding cobyric acid synthase produces the protein MAVTGKTKGRCLAVFGTGSDVGKSVVATALCRMFANRGMRVAPFKAQNMSNNSGVTPEGLEMGRAQIVQAEAAKIPPHVDMNPILLKPTSEIGSQIVLSGIAIENSTAAAYHQKKDQLFKEACAALDRLRQEYELIILEGAGSCAEVNLMPHDIVNFRMAEYAQAPILLVADIHRGGVFAQLVGTLECLRQSQRARVSGFVINRFRGDISLFENGVRWIEEKTRKPVFGVLPWYNHIQIEPEDSVVIENPKKANVENSHNPAVGVIRLPHISNFTDFDPLMTLDQLDVHFLEKIQPLTGFKAVILPGSKNTRFDLDWIQTSGWAKALLEYVSAGGHVLGICGGYQMMGKSVHDPTGLEGQPGSSEGLDLLPTETILKAPKTTTLTQFSWDGRSGAGYEIHMGQTVRSAGTPLFSVTERNQIPCHDEDGCVSDDLKVMGTYIHGLFNNPAILESWLNHIGLNDIDALSVGGIEVRNKEYNLLAEHFQKHIDVEGIMKLIANQE, from the coding sequence TTGGCAGTCACAGGTAAAACAAAGGGACGCTGTCTGGCGGTTTTCGGAACCGGATCGGATGTCGGCAAAAGTGTCGTTGCTACGGCCTTATGTCGCATGTTTGCAAACCGGGGTATGCGCGTAGCGCCGTTTAAAGCCCAGAACATGTCCAACAACTCGGGGGTTACACCCGAGGGGTTGGAAATGGGTCGTGCCCAAATCGTGCAGGCGGAAGCAGCCAAAATTCCACCCCATGTCGACATGAATCCGATCCTGCTTAAACCCACCAGTGAAATTGGATCCCAGATCGTCTTATCCGGGATCGCCATTGAAAACAGTACTGCGGCTGCCTATCACCAAAAAAAAGACCAGCTATTTAAAGAAGCCTGTGCCGCCCTGGATCGATTACGTCAGGAATATGAGCTGATCATCCTGGAAGGCGCCGGTTCCTGTGCCGAAGTAAACCTCATGCCACACGATATTGTTAATTTCCGGATGGCCGAATATGCTCAAGCGCCTATTTTGCTGGTAGCCGACATCCACCGCGGCGGTGTCTTTGCCCAATTGGTCGGCACCCTTGAGTGTCTGAGGCAATCACAGCGCGCCCGGGTAAGCGGCTTTGTCATCAACCGCTTTCGCGGCGATATCTCTCTTTTTGAGAACGGGGTGCGTTGGATTGAAGAAAAGACCCGCAAACCGGTTTTCGGTGTCCTGCCCTGGTACAACCATATCCAGATTGAGCCTGAAGATTCGGTTGTCATCGAGAACCCCAAAAAAGCAAATGTTGAAAACAGTCATAATCCGGCGGTTGGGGTCATAAGACTGCCGCATATCTCTAACTTTACCGATTTTGATCCACTGATGACTTTAGATCAGCTGGACGTCCATTTCCTGGAAAAAATACAGCCCCTGACTGGATTTAAAGCGGTTATTCTGCCCGGTTCCAAAAATACCCGCTTTGATCTGGACTGGATCCAGACTTCCGGTTGGGCCAAAGCACTGTTGGAATATGTCAGCGCCGGCGGTCATGTGCTCGGAATTTGCGGTGGTTATCAGATGATGGGTAAGAGCGTGCATGATCCCACAGGCCTGGAAGGTCAACCTGGCTCCAGCGAAGGACTGGACCTGTTGCCGACTGAAACCATATTGAAAGCGCCCAAAACGACCACCCTGACGCAATTTTCCTGGGACGGTCGGTCCGGTGCGGGATATGAAATTCACATGGGTCAAACGGTTAGATCCGCTGGAACCCCGCTGTTTAGCGTCACGGAGCGTAACCAAATTCCATGCCATGACGAAGATGGATGTGTCTCTGACGATTTAAAGGTCATGGGCACCTATATTCACGGATTGTTTAACAATCCGGCCATCCTAGAATCCTGGCTCAACCATATCGGATTAAACGACATCGATGCCCTTAGTGTTGGCGGCATTGAAGTCCGCAACAAAGAATACAACCTGCTGGCCGAGCATTTTCAGAAGCATATCGATGTTGAAGGTATAATGAAGCTAATCGCAAATCAGGAATAA
- a CDS encoding cobalt-precorrin 5A hydrolase codes for MTPTDEHKAAIWAITPNGVAIAKQLTAELSRADLYTSANIRPHKQPALTFDKLSEAVAQNFHQYTAHIFIMATGIVVRMIAPLIEHKTEDPAVVVIDDRGRHAISLLAGHIGGANDLTGRVAGIIDAHPVITTATDVNAKPAIDVLAKTKKLAIENPAAIKAVNMALLTDQKIGLHDPFGIMQNDIPNAIQLDETDLIKWETHADRAAAVYIGDRQIDLASNVLRLRPASLVAGIGCNRNTPMHEIKALLDDTFNKYHLAGNSLARLASIDVKADEAGLLDLAKALKVALDFFSRDELNRVKDIQTPSKMVEKHVGVKSVCEAAAILTSQRGTLIVPKQTTPNVTVAIARKTFLS; via the coding sequence ATGACGCCCACAGATGAACATAAAGCGGCCATTTGGGCCATTACCCCCAACGGCGTCGCCATCGCAAAGCAACTCACAGCTGAGCTGTCGCGGGCAGATCTTTACACATCCGCTAACATTCGCCCGCATAAACAGCCAGCTTTGACCTTTGATAAATTGTCAGAAGCAGTGGCTCAGAATTTTCATCAATACACCGCCCATATTTTTATTATGGCCACGGGTATCGTCGTCAGAATGATTGCGCCGCTTATCGAACATAAAACCGAAGATCCGGCAGTGGTGGTTATCGATGACCGGGGCCGGCATGCGATCAGTCTGCTGGCCGGGCATATTGGCGGAGCCAATGATTTAACTGGCCGGGTGGCTGGGATCATTGACGCCCACCCGGTGATCACCACTGCCACCGATGTCAATGCCAAACCGGCTATCGATGTTTTGGCCAAAACAAAAAAACTGGCCATCGAAAATCCAGCGGCCATAAAAGCGGTCAATATGGCGTTGTTGACCGATCAGAAAATCGGTTTGCATGATCCTTTTGGTATTATGCAAAATGACATACCGAATGCCATTCAGTTGGATGAAACCGATCTCATCAAGTGGGAAACGCATGCCGACCGTGCTGCAGCAGTCTATATCGGCGACCGGCAAATCGATCTGGCATCCAATGTGTTGCGCTTGCGTCCGGCTAGCCTGGTTGCGGGCATTGGCTGTAATCGCAACACACCCATGCATGAGATCAAAGCCCTGTTGGATGATACCTTTAACAAGTATCATCTGGCCGGTAACAGTTTAGCGCGCCTGGCCAGTATAGATGTCAAAGCGGATGAAGCCGGTCTACTCGATCTGGCAAAGGCCCTTAAGGTGGCGCTTGATTTTTTCAGTCGCGACGAACTCAACCGGGTAAAGGACATTCAGACACCTTCAAAAATGGTTGAAAAACATGTTGGAGTCAAAAGCGTATGCGAAGCAGCAGCAATTCTGACATCACAGAGGGGAACCCTGATCGTTCCCAAACAAACCACCCCGAACGTCACCGTGGCCATCGCCAGAAAAACCTTTTTATCGTAG
- the cbiB gene encoding adenosylcobinamide-phosphate synthase CbiB translates to MDFFPAWVVLPAAFALDLYLGDPRFLPHPVRWMGKSIESLEAPFRRLPLTVTLSGAVFTATLVFGIWGLTALLLFVAQTFQPMVKISIEIILIYYCLSARSLQDAAMEVSRCLQQERLADAKSKVALIVGRDVNNYRADGVARAAVETVAENLVDGVIAPIFFAAIGGAPMAMAYKMVNTLDSMIGYKNETYAHFGKTAARLDDILNYVPARLSIPIIALASELLAGKGTRAFKTAVREGRNHSSPNAGLPEAAFAGALAVKLNGPNTYNGKLVDKPYIGVRFGQTKIEHIKRSCDIMMLSSILWLGIVWGIKAVFSV, encoded by the coding sequence ATGGATTTTTTCCCTGCATGGGTGGTTTTGCCGGCTGCTTTTGCGCTGGACCTCTATTTGGGTGACCCAAGATTTTTACCGCACCCGGTACGATGGATGGGAAAGTCCATCGAAAGCCTTGAAGCGCCTTTCCGCAGACTGCCTCTGACCGTTACCCTTTCCGGTGCAGTTTTTACGGCAACACTGGTATTCGGCATCTGGGGCCTGACAGCATTGCTGCTTTTTGTGGCGCAGACCTTTCAACCCATGGTAAAAATCAGTATTGAAATTATTCTTATTTATTACTGCCTCTCGGCGCGATCTCTCCAGGATGCTGCCATGGAAGTCAGCCGCTGTCTCCAGCAGGAAAGGTTGGCGGACGCCAAATCGAAAGTGGCTTTGATTGTCGGCCGGGACGTAAATAATTATCGAGCAGACGGCGTTGCCCGGGCTGCTGTAGAAACAGTCGCTGAAAATCTGGTTGACGGCGTGATTGCACCTATCTTCTTTGCGGCCATTGGCGGCGCTCCTATGGCAATGGCCTATAAAATGGTCAACACACTAGACTCTATGATTGGTTATAAAAATGAAACATACGCGCATTTTGGAAAAACGGCGGCAAGGCTGGATGATATTTTAAACTATGTGCCGGCGCGACTCTCGATTCCAATCATTGCGCTGGCATCTGAGCTTCTTGCCGGTAAAGGCACACGCGCATTTAAAACCGCTGTGCGGGAAGGCCGCAATCACTCCAGCCCCAATGCCGGATTACCGGAGGCGGCATTTGCGGGCGCTCTGGCAGTTAAACTAAACGGACCCAACACATACAACGGCAAACTTGTCGACAAACCCTACATCGGTGTTCGTTTCGGCCAGACTAAAATTGAACACATTAAGCGATCTTGTGACATCATGATGCTGTCGTCGATACTGTGGCTGGGCATCGTCTGGGGAATAAAAGCCGTGTTTAGTGTTTAG
- the cobJ gene encoding precorrin-3B C(17)-methyltransferase, whose amino-acid sequence MRSSSNSDITEGNPDRSQTNHPERHRGHRQKNLFIVGIGPGSLEHLTGRAVEVLKSVSTVAGYKTYVELVQPLIADKQIISTAMTQEVQRVEAAIETACSGISCAIISSGDPGIYAMAGLVFEICQAKKIAIVPPGMTPDEEALQIEVIPGVPALCAGASLLGAPLTHDFAAISLSDLLTPWEVIEKRIEAAAKGDFVVVLYNPKSKKRTWQLERAQQILLQYRTKHTPVGIVVSAMRKHQDVRIVALEKLHEAHVDMQTTVFIGNRASSRYLNFMITPRGYAQKYGVGADKTTLDK is encoded by the coding sequence ATGCGAAGCAGCAGCAATTCTGACATCACAGAGGGGAACCCTGATCGTTCCCAAACAAACCACCCCGAACGTCACCGTGGCCATCGCCAGAAAAACCTTTTTATCGTAGGGATCGGCCCTGGCAGCCTGGAACACTTGACGGGCCGGGCCGTTGAGGTGCTCAAATCGGTCAGCACAGTGGCCGGCTATAAAACTTACGTTGAGTTGGTTCAACCACTGATTGCTGACAAGCAAATCATCAGCACGGCCATGACCCAGGAAGTACAACGGGTTGAAGCGGCAATCGAGACGGCTTGCAGCGGCATTTCGTGCGCCATTATTTCCAGCGGCGATCCGGGGATCTATGCCATGGCAGGATTGGTCTTTGAAATCTGTCAGGCAAAAAAGATTGCGATTGTTCCGCCGGGAATGACCCCGGATGAAGAAGCACTGCAAATTGAAGTCATTCCCGGAGTACCTGCGCTGTGCGCCGGCGCTTCTTTGCTGGGAGCGCCTTTGACCCATGACTTTGCGGCTATCAGCTTAAGCGATCTATTGACCCCTTGGGAGGTGATTGAAAAACGAATTGAAGCTGCCGCCAAAGGGGATTTTGTGGTTGTTCTCTATAATCCTAAAAGTAAAAAAAGAACCTGGCAGCTGGAAAGAGCCCAGCAGATTCTGCTTCAATATCGAACAAAACACACACCGGTTGGCATTGTGGTCAGCGCCATGCGCAAACATCAGGATGTCCGAATCGTGGCGCTTGAAAAACTTCATGAAGCCCACGTGGATATGCAGACCACCGTCTTTATCGGTAACAGAGCATCCAGTCGATATCTCAATTTTATGATAACCCCAAGGGGATATGCACAAAAGTATGGTGTCGGCGCGGATAAGACAACACTCGACAAATAA
- a CDS encoding cob(I)yrinic acid a,c-diamide adenosyltransferase, with amino-acid sequence MDKNETRGYIQVYTGNGKGKTTAAIGLSIRAAGAGLKVYIAQFIKRGDYSEIKALRRYSDLITVEQFGLGRFTDGKPLPEDIAAAQKGLKQVKSILASEEYKVIILEEANVAVKYGLLREQDLLGLMVNKPYDVEMVITGRHASSRVIEIADLVTEMLPVKHYFEKGVPARVGIEK; translated from the coding sequence ATGGATAAAAACGAAACGAGAGGATACATTCAGGTTTACACGGGGAATGGCAAAGGTAAAACGACGGCCGCCATCGGCCTCTCCATTCGGGCGGCAGGTGCCGGATTAAAGGTTTATATTGCGCAGTTTATCAAAAGGGGGGACTACAGCGAAATTAAAGCACTCAGACGCTATTCCGATTTGATTACCGTCGAGCAATTCGGACTGGGCCGTTTCACGGACGGGAAGCCTTTGCCCGAGGATATTGCAGCGGCTCAGAAAGGTCTCAAGCAGGTTAAATCCATCCTGGCTTCAGAAGAATACAAAGTCATCATCCTGGAGGAGGCCAATGTGGCCGTCAAATATGGACTCCTCCGGGAACAGGACCTCCTCGGACTTATGGTAAATAAACCTTATGATGTAGAGATGGTGATCACCGGAAGACATGCTTCTTCGCGAGTGATTGAAATCGCCGATCTGGTTACCGAGATGTTGCCCGTAAAGCACTATTTCGAAAAAGGTGTCCCTGCCAGAGTGGGGATAGAAAAGTAA